The nucleotide sequence NNNNNNNNNNNNNNNNNNNNNNNNNNNNNNNNNNNNNNNNNNNNNNNNNNNNNNNNNNNNNCGGGGGGGCGGCAGAGGAAGGGGAGGGAGTAGTAGGAGAAGGGGAGCTCGGTGGCGAGGGAGGTCATGGAGTTGGCCTTGGCGGCGAGCGGGTCGCCGCGGCGGTAGGTGCGGGGGTAGGTGCCCGGGAGGTAGAAGGCGACGGAGGAAGTGAgcaggaaggagaaggagaaggagaaggagatgcAGCTTGAATGGGTCTTACAATTACTTGACTACTTTGGCTAGTGAAGGACAGAGAGAGGGGGCGGTAGGGGAAGTTGCTTGTTTTTATAGACGATTCAAAACATATTTTCCAGAAGAAAAATGCTATTTGTAGTCTGTACACTCTACTATTAATATACATAGTATGAGTTCGGTTGCTGCATCGATTGGAACAAAAGCCTAATGTTATCGAATTTTTTACCGTTCTTTgcacaaaattttattactattaatgAGTGGCAGCTTTGGTTGaatattttaggaaaaacttcaaaaacctcccctgtggtttccaactttctcactttagtatcccgtggtttaaagtgtatcaatttgtccccctgtggttttgtttttattttttctataatttttttcttaatatttcgttaaattatatgcaaaaaaacatcagatatccatctagatttaccgaatatttactttagtactgtttagttttaattttgttgctgatttgagaaaaaaaaataataaaattgataaaaaaaaagagaaaaacgaaactacaggggggcaaattgatacactttaaaccacagggtaccaaGGTGAGAAAGCtggaaaccacaaggggggttttttgaagttatcccaatattttatgtaccgtgaACAATCATTGCAACCGCGAAAGAGGGGGTCGACGAAGCGGAAGCGAGGATAATAAGTAAGAACGGTtagttttagaaataaatataagtttagaTATAAACAGAAACTAgatcaattttgtatttggatgaaaattagattgttcctagaaataagataaatagcgTTTGAATGGTTAGATTGAAACAAGAgtaataaaagttataatttgaaattaaaattatattatgtaattaattaacatcaaaatattacttaaaaataaaataataaattaattattcataattaattataaataataataagtattaataattagtaataattaattaataaataataaattaataatattgaatatctaattaataataataNNNNNNNNNNNNNNNNNNNNNNNNNATTCAACAATTAGAAAGTGATAATAAGTTGATCATTACCTAAATCTTTAGTTGTTTTTAAGCTCTTTTAACATTTTAAGTTATTAtcaattaaagtaaatatttaatattatatattgtgacttcctatatatattttcatatttcGAATTACACGAACTAGTAAAATAAGATCTGATTTAATGTCTTTTGGAGGTACAGTTTTAAGCTAAAAAATGAAAAGGGAGGACAGTAAATTTTTAGATATGAAATGGgggaatattttattttttacaagtGTCTCCCTTGCTACACTTAACACTACTATTTTATTGGTAAAACGGGGAGTAGTAAAAAGAGTCCTCTTTTTTGATTCCTATAAAAAccgtattttttatatattattataaaatatttgccTTGGGATTGCCTAATGAATGCCATCCTCCGCTTCacttgtaaaaaataaaatattcccCCATTTCACATTCAAAAATTTACtgtcttttctttttactttttagcTCAAAATTATTCCtccttaaatatattaaatcggaaataaaataataagtaataagaatgctatcattttttatatattatgtgATAAGTTAATTGTTacttatcaaatatttttataaaaataaacaaataacttATTAACAATCAAAAGATAttagaaaatatagaaaaacacatataaatatatgaattaagCTTTTTTGATAAAGCCGTTGGTTTTTCAATATATCATAAACacttagagatttttttttttttaacctcttaAAACTATCCATTGCTATACCAACCCTCTTGATGAAATGCATTAACAATCAGTTTAAAACGGGATTTTTTAGAAGGTGataccccttttttttctttctttttaaagatGTATCAGCCATTTAATAGATAAATTCTCATGTAGTTTAATCACTAAGAATGCTTAAGTTGcctaaatctcttttttttcaatacTATTATACTATACTACAAAGTCATGTGAGTTTACTTAATCTAAGCTTTCCGCATATAATTCATATACCTGAGTCTACCAACTACGTAATTTTTTGTTGGTCTGTGCTCTCTGCGTTCAGTTCGTATATTCGAGCCTACTTAAAGACTGATCACATCCAATTTCGTGTTGATGAGCTTTagcttattaattattctatcattttttaactataaataatcACCTTAAGCCGACAGTACGATAGCTATCGTAGTTCGTGAAACACGATAATTTAAAAGATGGCAATCTAATTAGAGAAACTAATAAAAATAGGCAATttaatatgataagttggttggtgggtgagttAGGATTCTCCGGGTGTAGTAAGATTGAGGTATAAAGAGTTAAGTTCCCGATTTTTAAGTTATCGTGGTTATTGAACCATGATAACTATCATAAGGTCGGATCAAGAAATAATCACTTTGGTTTGGTCTATAtgaaatcaaaaataaataatcgcCCAAATATTAAATATCCGAATTCAAAAATAGATAGTCACCTATTTATGGACTATCTGAATACAAAAATTTAACTTACTTATAATAATGTATGTAGTATAAAAACTCGAGTTGACCTAAACTTGACCAGTTTTCAGGGATTGTAATAAAGTTTAGGTAGATACTAGCTAGTTCGAGGTGGCAACTAGTTCAGTTGGGATATTTTGGAAAACCATCGCAAACCAAGCCTTTGTTCTTCTCCTTATTCGGGAACAAGGAGGGAAACAAAGGTTTGCACTATAAATTATGAGTCCTTGTCATCAAGGTCCTAAAGTTTTTATTCGACCCTATTCTGATCTTGACAGGACTTTGACGACAAGATGGAAAAAAGACCTTGTTCGAACAAAGAACTATTCTTGTTccaattaattttagatttaaattaaaattactgccatttaataattaattagattaattatataaatttaaattaagccTTCAAACTTGTATTTGTTAGCATCTTCGCATACATATATAAGCCAAACTTGACTGTAACCTTAACCTCTCGCAATAGTTAACGCCTTTGTGTTACTAAACTCTTCTTGTTTTGCAATAGAAGTAAATCATCCCTTCAAAGGGGAGAACGGCGTCAGAGCATCGGGAATCGATGGCGGCAATGGCACTATCCTCGGCTGAGTCGTAGAATCGGTAAGTGGCGGTAGCGGGTCTTGTATCGGCACAAGCGGCGGAGGGAGCGGTGATGACGGTGGCGTGTCGTCGAACACCAAGGGTGGAAGTACTACCAGAGGGCTGCTATCATCCGAAACcaaaggcggcggcggcaatggCAGCAACGGAATTGTCAAAGGACTTTcatctggaaccaatggcgctggCAGAGTGTCGACAGGAATTACCGGCCTCGGCGGTGGAAAGTCAAAATTCGGCACCAGCGGCGAGGGTGGCGGCGTGGAGAATATAGGGAGGAAAGGCGGTGATGTGATGTCGTCAGGTGGCGGCCGGGAGGGGACGAGAGGTGGCGGGAATAATATTGGAATTGTCAGCGGCAGAGGCGGTGAGGGGACTAGTGGTGGCGATGGAGGTGGCGGCAATGGCACGGGAGGCGGCAAAGGGGGCGGAAGGATTATAATTGGCGGTGACGGAGGTGGTGGCGATGGCACAAGAGGTGGCGGTGGTGATGGAGGTGGCGGCGATGGAACGAGAGGTGGTGGCGGAGGCGGAAAGATTACAATTGGTGGTGGCGGTGGGGGTGGCAAAGGTGGCGGCGGTGACGGTGGAGGAGGGGACGGTACGAGAGGTGGCGGTGGAGGCGGACAGATTACTATTGGCGGCGGcaaaggtggtggtggtgacgGTGGAGGAGGGGACGGTACGAGAGGTGGCNNNNNNNNNNNNNNNNNNNNNNNNNNNNNNNNNNNNNNNNNNNNNNNNNNNNNNNNNNNNNNNNNNNNNNNNNNNNNNNNNNNNNNNNNNNNNNNNNNNNNNNNNNNNNNNNNNNNNNNNNNNNNNNNNNNNNNcgcgggagagagagagagagagagagagagagagagaggggggcaGGGGAATGGAGAAGGAGATGCAGCTTGAATGGGTCTTACAATTACTTGACTACTTTGGCTAGTGAAGGAGGGGAAGTTGCTTGTTTTTATAGACGATTCAAAACATATTTCCCAGAAGAAAAATGCTATTTGTAGTCTGTACACTCTATTATATGCATAGTATGAGTTCGGTTGCTGCATCTATATAGTAACAAAAGCTTAATGTTATCGAATTTTTTTACCGTTCTTTGCacaaatttttattactattaatgGATGGCAGCTTTGGttgaatattttatgtatcgtgAACAATCATTACAACCGCAAAAGAGTGGGTCGACGAAGCGGAAGCGAGAATAATAAGTAAGAACGGTtagttttagaaataaataaaagctcAGATATAAACAGAAACtagatcaattttatatttggataaaaattagattgttcctaggaataagataaatagtgtttaaatggttagattggaacaagagtaataagagttataatttgaaattaaaattatattatgtaattaattaacatcaaaatattacttaaaaataaaataataaattaattattaataattaattataaataataataagtactaataattattaataattaattataaataataaattaataatattgaatatctaattaataataataataattgataattattaataaaaaaatNNNNNNNNNNNNNNNNNNNNNNNNNNNNNNNNNNNNNNNNNNNNNNNNNNNNNNNNNNNNNNNNNNNNNNNNNNNNNNNNNNNNNNNNNNNNNNNNNNNNNNNNNNNNNNNNNNNNNNNNataattattaataattattaataaataataataaatattattaattattaataattaattataaataataaattaattataataattatctaattattattaattaattttaattaattaattaattaattattaaagtaataaataataatttaaatatattaattagattaattaataatttaccgtcattaaaattaaatttagattcttatCAAGAAACAAGCTTGTTTCAGAAAAAAGATAGAACAGCAATTTCAGGACAGTTCTAGTCTTATACCAGCTTGTTTTTGAAATCCTGAAACTATTGTTCTTGAGTATCAAACATCACGTTTGGGAACAacggggggaacaagggcttattcctcCTCTCgtttccgaaccaaacactaccaaAAGGTTTTATAGGGTTGACTTGATCAACGGTGGAGCTTGGTCGATCATAGATGGATTTGAAATAATGTTAGGGAGTTTTGACCAGTTCAAATCCAGTTGAGCTCAAAAATATGATATATGTAATAATATTCGTTCAATTTAAAAACATAAGTCTATCAGGTATTTATCACTGATAGATAAAAACTTAAGCCTATAAATTATAAACCCgctaataaataaaaactaaagcATATCTGGTTTGGTTTCACTAATaaagaactaggctggaatactatcaaaagtatcaagttatagtgctattgagtttttagcccttggattgagaaatatggggttaggatgatgtgggccccttaggattgagtgggtggttggttgaatagtataatctaacgggtaaaaataatcaaagaaattaatctaacggtagaaaatttaatagcactaagtgcttggtgctatcgatagcataacAGCCGGATTCcactaagggcccgtttggttcgagttatgtaatattacaaagtatctcggcatatccaggtatcttggatttcggcgtgagattactactgatgctacattagcgcgtttggtttaatgcagtaatgtaatactagatgacagtgtttatagcattaatacgtttggttcagtctataaaatttagtaatcctgacataaaagtatagttttttttaaaattgccCTTATTGtagtcatttgaatattatttttttcgaaaatgacgaatggagggaaggagatcgtgatgattacctgggaggacgatgcaatagaagatgatacgtgttcgtgcgagagagagagagacgtcgagagagagagtgagagaaagcggtgtgcgagagagaggggggaaggcgagagagatgaaaataatgctgttaattagattagggttgttggagggtaaaattgtcattttacataatatgtagtattaacgggtttcagtaatgcgagatacacgacccccctcccattaatattttcgatgtaattctgctcgatttgtaaagctacattaacgactagattacatagcggattaaccaaacacagttatcttaataggattgcctgtaatactggcaggataactcgaaccaaacgcaccctaataaATATAGATTCTTTactatcttattaattattcgaTTTCGAATAGTTGTGCTTTAACCTACACTAGTCAGAAATTCATCCGAGTTTATATGCGTGACTTGCGTTTCTCGTGTCTGGTTGTTTTTTAATGCATCAATCCTCTGAGTCCATATACTTAATATACGCCTCTCGAATCTAATTCATTTGAGTGTACTGAAACCTCAGATCATATTatcataacttttttttctctaaatccGTTGAATTCGTAAGAATCACTAATTTGATGAActcttaaatatataatttaccgACTATGtagaaatttttctttctttttttt is from Ananas comosus cultivar F153 unplaced genomic scaffold, ASM154086v1, whole genome shotgun sequence and encodes:
- the LOC109705069 gene encoding leucine-rich repeat extensin-like protein 3, whose product is PPLVPSPPPPSPPPPLPPPIVICPPPPPPLVPSPPPPSPPPPLPPPPPPPIVIFPPPPPPLVPSPPPPSPPPPLVPSPPPPSPPIIILPPPLPPPVPLPPPPSPPLVPSPPLPLTIPILFPPPLVPSRPPPDDITSPPFLPIFSTPPPSPLVPNFDFPPPRPVIPVDTLPAPLVPDESPLTIPLLPLPPPPLVSDDSSPLVVLPPLVFDDTPPSSPLPPPLVPIQDPLPPLTDSTTQPRIVPLPPSIPDALTPFSPLKG